From one Caldichromatium japonicum genomic stretch:
- a CDS encoding NYN domain-containing protein encodes MSTSVRVGVFVDAENIRYNGGYQMRYDVLRRFAARNGGVLQRLNTYMAFDAERAREDVEYRKKTHAYQQMVRDFGWKITAKTVRRYTDESGNVTTKANSDLDMAVDAMLQANRLDQVLLVTGDGDFLQVVEALQNAGCRVELIGFKNVSRLLQQRVDAFYSGFLIPDLLPISYEPRNEWGKPGSCVRGVCTKWFPDKGYGFLRFMNQISPNLWVTDPRESDSPYVSVFCHANELADEVTEELLMNRETALEFYIQESEQKDNGLVANNVRLAFSVNR; translated from the coding sequence TTGTCTACATCCGTTCGAGTCGGCGTGTTCGTCGATGCCGAGAACATCCGTTACAACGGCGGCTATCAGATGCGTTATGACGTCTTGCGCCGCTTTGCCGCCCGCAACGGCGGCGTCTTACAACGTCTGAATACTTATATGGCCTTCGACGCCGAGCGCGCGCGCGAGGATGTCGAATACCGCAAAAAGACCCATGCCTATCAGCAGATGGTGCGCGACTTCGGCTGGAAGATCACCGCCAAGACCGTGCGCCGTTATACCGATGAATCGGGCAACGTCACCACCAAGGCCAACTCTGACCTGGATATGGCGGTGGATGCCATGCTCCAGGCCAATCGGCTCGATCAGGTCCTCCTGGTCACGGGCGATGGCGATTTCTTGCAGGTCGTCGAGGCCCTGCAAAACGCCGGCTGTCGGGTCGAATTGATCGGTTTCAAAAACGTCTCGCGCCTGTTGCAACAGCGGGTCGATGCCTTTTATTCGGGCTTCCTCATCCCAGATCTCTTACCGATCTCCTATGAACCGCGCAATGAATGGGGTAAACCAGGTTCATGCGTGCGCGGGGTCTGCACCAAATGGTTCCCCGACAAGGGCTATGGCTTTTTGCGCTTTATGAACCAGATCTCGCCCAATCTGTGGGTCACCGACCCGCGCGAGTCCGATTCGCCCTATGTCAGCGTCTTCTGCCATGCCAATGAGCTGGCTGACGAGGTCACCGAGGAGCTCCTGATGAATCGCGAGACCGCACTCGAGTTCTATATCCAGGAAAGCGAGCAAAAGGACAATGGACTGGTGGCTAATAATGTGCGTCTGGCATTCTCGGTCAATCGATAG
- the acs gene encoding acetate--CoA ligase, producing the protein MSADKLYPVPAAIAAKAHINAEQYAAIYQRSIEDPADFWAEQAERFVTWSRKWDSVMDYSYRADDLHIQWFSGGKLNVSYNCLDRHLETRGDQVAIIWEGDDPNEDRKLTYRELHAEVCRLANALKARGVQKGDRVCIYLPMIPEAAVAMLACARIGAIHSVVFGGFSPDSLRDRVLDSECKLLITADEGVRGGRHVPLKKNADIALRETPNVETVIVVKRTGGAIDWVEGRDYWYHELVGAASIDCPPEEMDAEDPLFILYTSGSTGKPKGVLHTSGGYLVYAAMTHRYTFDYQDGEVYWCTADVGWVTGHTYIVYGPLANGAISLMFEGVPNYPDMSRFWQVVDKHQVAIFYTAPTAIRSLMRAGDEPVKKTSRQSLRILGSVGEPINPEAWEWYYHVVGEGRCPIVDTWWQTETGGHLITPLPGATPLKPGSATRPFFGIVPALVDASTGALIKGPGKGALVITRPWPGQMRTVFGDHQRFIDTYFKQYPGYYFTGDGARRDADGYYWITGRIDDVLNVSGHRLGTAEIESALVLHPHVAEAAVVGYPHEIKGQGIYAYVTLMAGVEPTDALKKELIALVRGEIGPIATIDIIQWAPGLPKTRSGKIMRRILRKIAANELDNLGDTSTLADPSVVDDLIENRAIK; encoded by the coding sequence ATGTCCGCAGACAAGCTCTATCCGGTTCCAGCGGCGATCGCTGCCAAGGCCCATATCAACGCCGAGCAATATGCAGCGATATATCAGCGATCGATCGAGGATCCAGCCGATTTTTGGGCCGAACAGGCCGAGCGCTTTGTCACCTGGAGCCGCAAATGGGATTCGGTCATGGACTATAGCTACCGTGCCGATGACCTTCATATCCAATGGTTTAGCGGTGGCAAGCTCAATGTCTCTTACAACTGTCTCGACCGGCATTTGGAAACCCGCGGCGATCAAGTGGCGATCATCTGGGAAGGGGATGACCCCAATGAAGACCGCAAGCTCACCTATCGCGAGTTGCATGCCGAGGTCTGTCGTCTGGCCAATGCGCTCAAAGCGCGCGGGGTCCAGAAGGGTGATCGGGTGTGTATCTATCTGCCGATGATCCCCGAGGCGGCGGTGGCGATGCTCGCCTGCGCTCGCATCGGGGCTATCCATTCGGTGGTGTTCGGGGGCTTTTCGCCGGACTCGCTGCGCGACCGGGTACTCGATTCGGAATGCAAGCTGCTGATCACCGCCGACGAGGGGGTGCGCGGTGGACGCCATGTCCCATTGAAAAAGAACGCCGACATCGCCTTGCGCGAGACCCCCAATGTCGAGACCGTGATCGTGGTCAAGCGCACTGGCGGAGCGATCGACTGGGTCGAGGGGCGGGATTATTGGTATCACGAGCTCGTGGGCGCAGCATCAATCGACTGCCCGCCTGAGGAGATGGATGCCGAGGACCCCTTGTTCATCCTCTATACCTCGGGCTCGACCGGCAAACCCAAGGGCGTGCTCCATACCAGCGGCGGCTATCTGGTCTATGCCGCTATGACACACAGATATACCTTTGACTACCAGGATGGTGAGGTCTATTGGTGCACCGCCGATGTCGGCTGGGTCACCGGCCATACCTATATCGTCTATGGCCCGCTCGCCAATGGGGCGATCTCGCTGATGTTCGAGGGGGTCCCTAACTATCCAGATATGTCGCGCTTCTGGCAGGTGGTGGACAAGCACCAGGTGGCCATCTTCTATACTGCCCCCACTGCTATCCGCTCGCTGATGCGCGCCGGCGACGAGCCGGTCAAAAAGACCTCGCGCCAGTCGTTGCGTATCCTGGGCTCGGTGGGTGAGCCGATCAATCCCGAGGCCTGGGAGTGGTATTATCACGTGGTCGGCGAGGGGCGCTGCCCGATCGTCGATACCTGGTGGCAGACCGAGACCGGCGGCCACCTGATCACTCCGCTGCCTGGGGCCACTCCGCTCAAGCCCGGCTCGGCCACCCGCCCCTTCTTCGGCATTGTGCCGGCCCTGGTCGATGCCAGTACCGGCGCCCTGATCAAGGGTCCAGGCAAAGGCGCCCTGGTCATCACCCGCCCCTGGCCCGGTCAGATGCGCACCGTCTTTGGAGACCACCAGCGCTTCATCGATACCTATTTCAAACAATATCCGGGCTATTATTTCACCGGCGATGGGGCGCGGCGCGATGCCGATGGCTATTATTGGATCACTGGACGCATCGATGATGTGCTGAATGTGTCTGGCCATCGCCTAGGGACCGCTGAGATCGAATCGGCCTTGGTGCTCCATCCCCATGTCGCAGAGGCAGCTGTGGTCGGGTATCCGCACGAGATCAAGGGACAGGGGATCTATGCCTATGTCACGCTCATGGCCGGGGTCGAGCCAACCGATGCCCTGAAGAAGGAGCTGATCGCCTTAGTGCGCGGTGAGATCGGCCCGATTGCGACCATTGACATCATCCAGTGGGCGCCGGGGCTGCCCAAGACCCGCTCGGGCAAGATCATGCGTCGCATCCTGCGCAAGATCGCGGCCAATGAGCTCGATAACCTGGGCGACACATCGACGCTCGCCGATCCCAGTGTGGTCGATGACCTGATCGAGAACCGAGCGATCAAATAA
- a CDS encoding glycosyltransferase: MNLLFIHQNFPGQFKHPAPALAQRGHRVLALRLQEGGQVQDWPGVGAIPYQADRGTSSSVHPWIADLETKVIRAEACFRAARRLREQGFKPDAIIAHSGWGESLFLKELWPKAQLGIYCEFFYHPKGADVGFDPEFPSADPEAEGCCLRLKNINNLLHFAIADTGLFPTRWQAGTFPEPFRSRIVIIHDGIDTKTVSPNPGVSLTLKTGAGETRQLTRADEVITFVNRNLEPYRGFHVFMRALPELLARRPHARVLIVGGQGTSYGAAPDLTHYKGLKTWREIFTAEVRPSIPDPDWVRVHFLGNLPYPQFIALLQLTTVHVYLTYPFVLSWSLIEAMSAGCTIVASQTPPVSEVIHHQETGWLVDFFDRQGLVDAVCALLDNPMMRQRLGENARAFVQGHYDLKRVCLPQQIAWVEGLRQAGTCSAVEWQVRGIETARMISPDCRALACRS, translated from the coding sequence ATGAATCTCCTGTTCATCCACCAAAACTTCCCCGGCCAGTTCAAACATCCGGCCCCCGCCTTGGCCCAACGCGGCCATCGGGTCTTGGCGCTGCGGCTGCAAGAAGGCGGCCAGGTGCAGGACTGGCCGGGGGTTGGGGCGATCCCTTATCAGGCCGACCGCGGCACCAGCTCGAGCGTCCACCCCTGGATCGCCGATCTCGAGACCAAGGTGATCCGCGCCGAGGCCTGTTTTCGCGCTGCGCGCCGCTTGCGCGAGCAGGGATTTAAGCCAGACGCGATCATCGCCCACTCCGGCTGGGGGGAGAGCCTGTTTCTCAAAGAGCTCTGGCCGAAGGCGCAGCTGGGGATCTATTGCGAGTTCTTTTATCACCCGAAGGGCGCTGATGTCGGCTTCGACCCCGAATTTCCCTCCGCCGATCCCGAGGCAGAGGGCTGTTGCCTGCGGTTGAAGAACATCAATAACCTCCTGCATTTTGCCATCGCCGACACCGGTCTCTTCCCCACCCGCTGGCAGGCGGGCACCTTTCCCGAACCCTTTCGCAGTCGAATCGTTATCATCCACGACGGGATCGACACCAAGACGGTCAGCCCCAACCCAGGGGTGAGCCTGACCCTGAAGACAGGCGCAGGTGAGACCCGGCAACTGACCCGTGCCGATGAGGTGATCACCTTCGTCAACCGCAACCTCGAGCCCTATCGCGGCTTTCATGTCTTCATGCGCGCCCTGCCTGAGCTCTTGGCCCGCCGACCCCACGCGCGGGTATTGATCGTGGGGGGACAGGGAACGAGTTATGGTGCAGCGCCCGATCTGACGCACTACAAGGGGCTTAAGACCTGGCGCGAGATCTTCACCGCTGAGGTCAGGCCCTCGATCCCGGACCCCGATTGGGTGCGGGTGCATTTTTTAGGCAACCTCCCCTATCCCCAGTTCATCGCCCTGTTGCAGCTGACGACCGTCCATGTCTATCTCACCTATCCCTTTGTGCTTTCGTGGAGCCTCATCGAGGCGATGAGCGCGGGTTGCACGATCGTGGCAAGTCAGACCCCGCCAGTCAGCGAGGTGATCCACCACCAAGAGACCGGCTGGCTGGTGGATTTTTTCGATCGACAGGGGCTTGTCGATGCGGTGTGCGCCCTGCTCGATAACCCGATGATGCGCCAACGTCTGGGCGAAAACGCCCGCGCCTTTGTACAGGGGCACTATGACCTCAAGCGGGTCTGTCTGCCGCAGCAGATCGCCTGGGTGGAGGGGTTGCGCCAGGCTGGCACTTGCTCAGCCGTAGAATGGCAGGTCAGAGGTATAGAGACGGCGCGCATGATCTCACCAGACTGCCGAGCATTGGCATGCCGATCCTGA
- a CDS encoding class I SAM-dependent methyltransferase encodes MTWNLGYNTDLGYTYGYYREQDPSWLDLCALIKGAAPPSLWAGDQLRYLELGCGQGLNLCLIAACHPQIEFVGIDFNPQHIAHAQRLAHTAGLHNVRFIEGNFVELGRAWPAELGRFQYASAHGILSWIGRTARDGLYACLDAALLPGALGYFSYNTLPGWLSTLPVQHLLRLWQTREGLSSLKAIELGRARFETMIQVNAAMCRVLPAMRARIGQLAKHDRSYLVNEYLHEEWTAFWFDELAAEMSPHKLTYLGTAAAGDWYLPVMLLPDWRAILNQYEDPIIRETMFDVLINQSFRRDLWIKGQTPLWLEDQRQAILNRRCVLLNRPQPKAEGQNPYQFNTSLGEIQGKPEVYGPLYEAVAAGPKTIAELMHVPVGTPATGATPAANLTLGDVLKAVGLMLHAGHIALVHEVKSDKPAKSLNRTIFNAVLAGGPYRHVIASALPWVLMVSDVDLMLCGLYLANPKVNAQQLAGLWVDRLSSLGRGLIHEGQSLTSRETMLPRAQELATVFIERTFPTWQRLGVI; translated from the coding sequence ATGACTTGGAACCTCGGCTATAACACAGACCTTGGCTATACCTATGGCTATTATCGGGAACAGGATCCAAGCTGGCTCGACCTCTGCGCACTCATCAAAGGCGCTGCCCCACCTAGCCTATGGGCGGGGGATCAATTGCGCTATCTCGAATTGGGATGTGGGCAAGGCTTGAATCTCTGTTTGATCGCCGCCTGTCACCCCCAGATCGAATTCGTCGGAATCGATTTCAATCCACAACATATCGCCCATGCGCAAAGGCTGGCGCACACCGCTGGTCTTCACAATGTGCGATTCATCGAGGGCAACTTCGTCGAGCTCGGCAGGGCCTGGCCTGCTGAGCTTGGTCGATTCCAGTATGCCTCGGCGCACGGGATCCTCTCCTGGATCGGGCGTACGGCCCGCGATGGACTGTATGCCTGTTTGGACGCAGCCTTACTGCCAGGCGCACTGGGCTATTTTTCATACAACACCCTGCCGGGGTGGCTTTCGACCCTGCCGGTACAGCATCTTTTAAGGCTTTGGCAGACACGCGAGGGACTCTCGAGCCTTAAGGCCATCGAACTCGGTCGAGCCCGCTTTGAGACGATGATTCAGGTCAATGCGGCTATGTGCCGTGTGCTGCCGGCGATGAGGGCGCGGATCGGGCAATTAGCCAAACACGACCGCAGCTATCTGGTCAATGAATATCTCCATGAAGAATGGACGGCCTTTTGGTTCGATGAACTTGCCGCCGAGATGTCACCCCACAAGCTCACCTATCTGGGGACTGCCGCAGCCGGCGATTGGTATCTGCCGGTGATGTTGCTGCCCGATTGGCGGGCGATCCTCAATCAATACGAAGACCCGATCATACGCGAAACCATGTTCGATGTATTGATCAATCAGTCCTTCCGCCGTGATCTCTGGATCAAGGGTCAAACACCGCTGTGGCTCGAGGATCAGCGGCAGGCGATCCTGAATCGGCGCTGTGTGCTTTTAAATCGTCCCCAACCCAAAGCAGAGGGTCAAAACCCCTATCAGTTCAATACCAGCCTGGGTGAGATCCAGGGCAAGCCCGAGGTCTATGGCCCGCTGTATGAGGCCGTTGCCGCTGGTCCCAAGACCATCGCTGAGCTGATGCACGTGCCGGTCGGCACCCCTGCCACTGGAGCAACGCCTGCGGCCAATCTCACCCTGGGAGATGTCTTAAAGGCGGTCGGTTTGATGCTGCATGCAGGGCATATTGCACTCGTGCACGAGGTCAAATCGGACAAGCCTGCCAAATCATTGAACCGCACGATCTTCAATGCCGTGCTCGCTGGGGGCCCTTACCGCCATGTCATCGCCTCAGCACTCCCCTGGGTCCTGATGGTCTCGGACGTCGATCTGATGCTCTGCGGGCTGTATCTCGCCAACCCCAAGGTCAATGCCCAACAGCTGGCCGGCCTTTGGGTGGATCGTCTCTCAAGCCTGGGACGCGGTCTCATCCATGAGGGTCAGTCACTCACCAGCCGCGAGACAATGCTGCCGCGGGCCCAGGAGCTGGCCACTGTATTCATCGAGCGGACTTTCCCTACCTGGCAGCGTTTAGGGGTGATATGA
- a CDS encoding type II secretion system F family protein codes for MAVAVTKAKPTPKSDQANIFVWEGTDRRGARLKGEIRAPDIAAVRTDLRRQGVTPLKVKLKPKPLFSGGKKKITGQDLAVFTRQLATMMAAGVPMVQAFDIVGRGHENPRMQDIILSIKQDIESGTALSVALSKYPLYFDDLVCSLVAAGEQAGVLDVLLDKIATYKEKTESIKGKIKKALFYPAAVIVVAIGVSAVLLIFVIPQFKELFSSFGADLPAFTLMVLGLSDIVRQWWWAILGVLGIAAYAFGSAYKRSRRLREAIDRLSLKIPVIGPILNKAAIARFARTLSTMFAAGVPLVEALQSVAGATGNAVYQEAVLKMREGVATGQSLQLTMRQHELFPHMVIQMTAIGEESGALDAMLGKVADFYEEQVDNAVDSLSSLLEPLIMVVIGSLVGSLVIAMYLPIFKLAAVV; via the coding sequence ATGGCCGTCGCTGTGACCAAGGCCAAACCCACCCCCAAGAGCGATCAGGCAAACATCTTTGTGTGGGAGGGCACCGATCGGCGCGGCGCCCGACTCAAAGGCGAGATCCGCGCCCCCGACATCGCTGCCGTGCGCACCGACCTGCGCCGGCAAGGGGTCACTCCGCTCAAGGTCAAGCTCAAACCCAAGCCGCTCTTTAGCGGTGGCAAAAAAAAGATCACGGGGCAGGACCTTGCGGTTTTCACTCGTCAGCTTGCCACCATGATGGCGGCAGGTGTCCCCATGGTCCAGGCATTCGATATCGTCGGGCGCGGACACGAAAACCCGCGGATGCAGGACATCATCCTGTCGATCAAGCAGGACATCGAGAGCGGCACCGCCCTTTCCGTAGCCCTATCCAAATATCCGCTCTATTTCGATGACTTGGTTTGTAGTCTGGTCGCCGCCGGCGAGCAGGCGGGTGTGCTCGATGTCCTGCTCGACAAGATCGCGACCTACAAGGAAAAGACCGAATCGATCAAGGGCAAGATCAAAAAGGCCCTCTTTTATCCGGCGGCGGTCATCGTGGTCGCCATCGGCGTTAGCGCAGTCCTTTTGATCTTTGTTATCCCCCAGTTTAAGGAGCTCTTTTCCAGCTTTGGCGCTGATCTCCCCGCCTTCACCCTCATGGTCTTAGGGCTGTCGGATATTGTACGCCAATGGTGGTGGGCCATCCTTGGTGTCTTGGGGATCGCGGCCTATGCCTTTGGGTCGGCCTATAAGCGCTCCCGCCGCCTGCGTGAAGCGATCGATCGCTTAAGCCTCAAGATCCCGGTCATCGGCCCGATCCTGAATAAAGCCGCGATCGCCCGCTTTGCCCGCACCCTCTCGACCATGTTCGCTGCCGGCGTGCCCCTGGTTGAGGCCCTGCAATCGGTGGCTGGGGCGACGGGCAACGCCGTCTATCAGGAGGCGGTGCTCAAGATGCGCGAAGGGGTGGCGACGGGCCAATCCCTGCAATTGACCATGCGTCAACACGAACTCTTCCCGCACATGGTCATTCAGATGACCGCAATCGGCGAGGAGTCAGGCGCGCTCGACGCGATGCTCGGTAAGGTCGCCGATTTTTATGAAGAACAGGTGGACAACGCTGTCGATAGCTTAAGCAGCCTGCTCGAACCCCTGATCATGGTGGTCATCGGCAGTCTGGTCGGCAGCCTGGTGATCGCTATGTATCTACCGATCTTCAAGCTCGCCGCCGTCGTTTAA
- a CDS encoding exonuclease domain-containing protein — protein MPILIDWSRRWHHRLAPPSPLRDYLARSFPNPRADYRSVEYLAVDLETTGLDPRKDAILSVGYVALYGPEILLASARHHLVRVDRAIPETSAVIHQITDDQAASGLPLEEVLGELLGALAGRVLIAHHAAIELGFLSAACQRLWGQGLVVRLIDTQLLAQRALDRRQLPYKPADLRLHALASRYNLPRHSAHNALSDAITAAELFLAQAAYRDDGRGVRLAEFLC, from the coding sequence ATGCCGATCCTGATCGATTGGTCGCGACGCTGGCACCACCGCCTCGCACCGCCCAGCCCATTGCGGGATTATCTCGCCCGCTCCTTCCCCAACCCGCGCGCCGATTACCGTAGCGTCGAGTATTTGGCGGTCGATCTGGAGACCACAGGACTAGACCCACGCAAGGATGCGATCCTCAGTGTCGGCTATGTCGCCCTATATGGGCCGGAGATCCTCCTCGCCAGCGCCCGCCATCACCTGGTACGGGTTGATCGCGCCATCCCCGAGACCAGCGCCGTGATCCACCAGATCACCGATGACCAGGCCGCCAGCGGCCTGCCTTTGGAGGAGGTCCTTGGCGAGCTCTTGGGGGCACTCGCCGGACGGGTATTGATCGCCCATCACGCCGCGATCGAACTGGGTTTTTTATCTGCTGCCTGTCAACGACTCTGGGGTCAGGGATTGGTGGTCCGGCTCATCGATACACAGCTATTGGCCCAGCGTGCCCTAGACCGGCGCCAGCTCCCCTATAAGCCTGCGGATCTACGTCTACATGCACTGGCCAGCCGGTATAACCTGCCGCGTCACAGCGCCCACAATGCCTTAAGCGACGCAATCACCGCCGCCGAACTCTTCCTGGCTCAGGCGGCCTATCGCGACGATGGGCGGGGAGTGCGTCTGGCCGAATTTTTGTGTTGA
- a CDS encoding prepilin peptidase, with protein sequence MSWIELLDIHPVLLGALGLLLGLIVGSFLNVVIWRLPRILDAGWRRECAELLGLAAEGPAPPLSLAYPPSTCPHCGHRIRIHENIPILSYLMLRGRCSACSSPIGIRYPLIEGLTALLTLIVVWAFGPTWPGAAALILTWTLIALAAIDLDTQLLPDAITQPMLWLGLILSLFGVFADSHSAIIGAVAGYLSLWTVFQLFRLTTGREGMGYGDFKLLAMLGAWLGWQYLPQILLLSAVVGALTGSLLILMRRHEAGRPLPFGPYLAAAGWISLMWGDAINVAYLQLSGLAG encoded by the coding sequence ATGAGCTGGATCGAATTGCTGGACATCCATCCTGTGCTGCTTGGTGCCCTGGGCCTGCTCCTGGGCCTGATCGTCGGCAGTTTTCTCAATGTCGTCATCTGGCGTCTGCCGCGGATCCTGGACGCAGGCTGGCGGCGCGAATGTGCAGAACTCTTGGGACTCGCAGCCGAAGGACCTGCCCCCCCACTCAGCCTGGCCTATCCGCCTTCGACCTGTCCCCATTGCGGCCATCGCATCCGCATCCATGAGAACATCCCGATCCTCAGCTATCTCATGTTGCGCGGGCGCTGTTCGGCCTGCAGCTCACCGATTGGGATCCGCTATCCGCTGATTGAGGGGTTGACCGCACTCCTGACCCTGATCGTCGTTTGGGCATTCGGACCGACCTGGCCAGGCGCAGCGGCCCTGATCCTGACCTGGACCCTGATCGCGCTCGCTGCCATCGACCTCGATACCCAGCTCCTGCCCGATGCCATCACCCAACCCATGCTCTGGCTGGGCCTGATCTTGAGCCTATTTGGGGTTTTTGCCGACAGTCATTCGGCGATCATCGGGGCGGTCGCCGGTTATCTCAGCCTGTGGACGGTCTTTCAGCTGTTTCGCCTGACCACCGGCAGGGAGGGGATGGGCTATGGGGACTTTAAGCTCTTGGCGATGCTTGGGGCCTGGCTGGGGTGGCAGTATCTGCCGCAGATCCTTTTGCTCTCTGCAGTGGTCGGTGCCCTGACCGGCAGCCTCCTGATCCTGATGCGCCGTCATGAGGCGGGGCGCCCCCTGCCCTTTGGCCCTTATCTCGCTGCTGCCGGTTGGATCAGTCTGATGTGGGGCGATGCGATCAATGTCGCCTATCTGCAGCTCAGCGGCTTGGCTGGATAG
- the pilB gene encoding type IV-A pilus assembly ATPase PilB yields MAKDQATFKPSGLAWRLVKEQLISESQMHAAYQEARAKGRTFVQHLVTENILEPRRIAVLASHEFGVPLLDLDAFDPGLMPMNLVDERLITKHRALPLMRRGNRLFLALSDPTNEQAIEEIRFNTGLITEPIIVEDHKLGAAIDKTLHAQDTSLIGDFADADLEKLQIEGGDDEDTENLDANIDEAPIVRYVNKILVDAITSGASDIHFEPFEKFFRIRFRQDGLLREVANPPLNIAGRLVSRLKVMSRMNIAERRVPQDGRIKLKVSRTRDIDFRVNTLPTLYGEKVVLRILDSSAAQVGIDALGFEPEQRENFLKAIQKPYGMILVTGPTGSGKTVSLYTALNILNKPEINISTVEDPVEIQVAGINQVNLNPKSGLTFAEALRAFLRQDPDVIMVGEIRDLETAEIAVKAAQTGHLVLSTLHTNDAPQTLTRLANMGVPPFNIASSVLLIMAQRLVRRLCIHCRQPLDLPRAAMLEEGFTEEEINQGFTVYGPVGCEKCNKGYRGRIGIFQVMPISEATARLIMEGGNSLQLANQARREGISDLRQSGLRKVKAGITSLEEVNRVTRD; encoded by the coding sequence ATGGCCAAGGATCAAGCCACCTTCAAACCCTCTGGGCTGGCCTGGCGACTGGTCAAGGAGCAGCTCATCTCCGAGTCCCAGATGCACGCCGCCTATCAAGAGGCGCGCGCCAAGGGACGCACCTTCGTCCAACACCTGGTCACCGAAAATATCCTTGAGCCGCGGCGCATCGCGGTCCTGGCCTCGCATGAGTTCGGCGTCCCCCTACTCGATCTGGATGCCTTCGATCCTGGACTCATGCCTATGAACCTGGTCGATGAGCGCCTGATCACCAAACATCGCGCTCTGCCGCTGATGCGCCGCGGCAACCGACTATTCCTGGCGCTGTCCGACCCTACCAATGAGCAGGCGATCGAAGAGATCCGGTTCAATACCGGTCTGATCACCGAACCCATCATCGTCGAGGACCACAAGCTGGGCGCTGCCATCGATAAGACGCTCCATGCCCAGGATACCTCACTGATCGGCGACTTCGCTGATGCCGATCTGGAAAAGCTGCAGATCGAGGGCGGCGACGATGAGGATACCGAGAACCTGGATGCCAATATCGATGAGGCCCCCATCGTCCGCTATGTCAACAAGATCCTGGTGGATGCCATCACCTCTGGCGCCTCGGATATCCATTTCGAGCCGTTTGAGAAGTTCTTCCGCATCCGCTTCCGCCAGGATGGGCTGCTGCGTGAGGTCGCCAACCCGCCGCTCAATATCGCTGGCCGTCTGGTCTCACGCCTGAAGGTCATGTCGCGCATGAATATCGCCGAGCGCCGGGTCCCCCAGGATGGTCGCATCAAGCTCAAGGTCAGCCGTACGCGCGACATCGATTTCCGGGTCAATACCTTGCCGACCCTCTATGGCGAAAAGGTGGTACTGCGGATCCTGGACTCGAGTGCGGCCCAGGTGGGGATCGACGCCCTGGGCTTTGAGCCTGAACAACGCGAGAATTTCCTCAAGGCCATCCAAAAACCATACGGCATGATCCTGGTCACTGGTCCCACCGGCTCAGGCAAGACCGTCTCGCTCTATACCGCCCTCAATATCCTCAATAAACCCGAGATCAATATCTCGACGGTCGAGGACCCCGTCGAGATCCAGGTCGCAGGGATCAATCAGGTCAATCTCAATCCCAAGAGCGGGCTTACCTTCGCCGAGGCCCTGCGCGCCTTCTTACGTCAAGATCCCGATGTCATCATGGTCGGCGAGATCCGTGATCTCGAGACCGCCGAGATCGCGGTCAAGGCCGCCCAGACCGGTCACCTAGTGCTCTCGACCCTCCATACCAACGATGCCCCCCAAACCCTGACGCGTCTGGCCAACATGGGGGTGCCACCATTCAACATCGCCTCTTCGGTATTGTTGATCATGGCCCAGCGCCTGGTGCGCCGGCTGTGCATCCATTGCCGCCAGCCCCTCGATCTCCCGCGCGCCGCCATGCTCGAGGAAGGCTTCACTGAGGAGGAGATCAATCAGGGATTTACCGTCTATGGACCCGTCGGCTGCGAAAAGTGCAACAAGGGCTACCGCGGACGCATCGGTATCTTTCAGGTCATGCCGATCTCAGAGGCGACCGCCCGTCTGATCATGGAGGGGGGCAATTCGCTCCAGCTCGCCAATCAAGCCAGGCGGGAAGGGATCTCAGATTTACGCCAATCTGGTCTGCGCAAGGTCAAGGCCGGGATCACCAGCCTTGAAGAGGTCAACCGCGTCACTCGGGACTAA